In a single window of the Deltaproteobacteria bacterium genome:
- a CDS encoding pentapeptide repeat-containing protein has product CVLAGCVLAGCVLAGCVLTGCVLTRRVFAGCVLTGRVLARCVLARCVGDARVGRGERVATRRR; this is encoded by the coding sequence GTGCGTTCTCGCCGGGTGCGTTCTCGCCGGGTGCGTTCTCGCCGGGTGCGTTCTCACCGGGTGCGTTCTCACCAGGCGCGTTTTCGCCGGGTGCGTTCTCACCGGGCGCGTTCTCGCCAGGTGCGTTCTCGCCCGGTGCGTTGGTGACGCTCGAGTTGGTCGTGGCGAGCGCGTCGCCACGCGACGCCGTTGA